A segment of the Malassezia restricta chromosome V, complete sequence genome:
CATTCTAGGGTGGAGGTTGTGCCTCGGCCGCTGCACGCTCCGCTTTTTTGCGGGCCAGGACGGCAGCAAAGCCACCGGGGTCTCCCATGCCGGGCATGACcgccatcggcgccgcatgcgcgtCAGCAGGTGACCATGACGGAACAGGCTGTGTGGTGGACTTGGGAGCCGTCGCCGGCTTCGCGCTCACGGGTGGTTTGgctggcggcggaggcggccGCGACTTGGTCGCCTCGGGCACCAGTTCCAGGTAGTCAGCAGGCGACCATCCTTCGACACCGTTCTTTTTGACGAGCCACCATCCATGGCCCTCCTTGTCTTCCAGCTCGACGATGTCGCCTTTTGTCAGGGGCATTTCGCCTGGCTCAACCGTTTCAAAGTCATACAGGGCACGGTACCGTGGCAAGCGACTGACGGGAGCGGGCCGTGCAGGCATAGATGGCGCAGGGGCAGCGGGAGTCGGAGCAGCGGGAGGAGCAGACGGTGTAGCTTGTGAGAGTGATCCGAGTTGCGTCACAGGCGGGGCGAGCGCCGGAGCCGCGCCACTCAAGTACGATGGCATAGGAGGGGCGACCGCAGACTGGCTGGTTGGTGAGAGGTAAGATGGAACGCCCGAAGACgagcgcgctgcgggcGCCGGGGGCGCTTGAAGGTAGGCAGGCAAGCCATCTTGGGCCGGCGGAGGAGCAGGGACCGTTCGTTTGGCCGGCAGAGGagcgggcgcggcggcgggaGTAGGGACGGGCACTCGTGCCACTGGCAcaggacgacgcgcaggAATGGCCCGCGTGCCGGGTCGACGCGTCGATGCTGCctgcgtcgagcgcggGAGCTTCTTCGCAGGCGGTCGCGACACACTGTTGGGCGGCTCGCCGGATCCGACCGACACGACAGAGCTCTTGTACACGTCGCCAGACACCAGGCTCTCATCTTTGCGGAACGAGACATGCGCCTTTTTGCGGCCCTTGCGAAGATAGTCGATCTGCGGAGCAATCGTGACATGCGTCCGGCCGCCCGATTGCTGTAATAGCCACGCCACGAATTCCGTCTTAAAGTCGCAGTGAAGAAGTGGATCgccctcgtccatgcccgTCTTGAGAACAATCCAGTCATCCCGCAGGTGGGAGAGACTGACGTCCTGGATCGTGCTCAGGGGGATCATACGCTCACATGTCGTCTGAGGACGCTTGTTGACGAGGTGCGTCACGAGAAGATacacgccgcgcggcgtgaGAAGCAGAAACCGCGGACTCGGCACCGACGTGCGACCGAGTCGCGACACAAGCAGCTGGGCACGCGCGCTGAACACGACGTGCTCACCAGCAGAAAgatgcgcacacgcgcgcaACATGCGTCCCTCGGCAGAGGAGCCATTCACATCGAGATAGTCGCCCATAAAGCGACGCATACTGACCAGGCTgaagcgacggcgctctTTGCGACCAGACAGCAGCTGGTGGCCGTAGTCGCGCATCTCGAGGAACTCGTATCCTTCGCGACttcggcgccatgcacgctggatgcgccgcgcactttcctcgcggcgccacaggtacgcacgccacgcgcgtTGAATGCGCATCGCCATATTGTGCCAGTACCGATCACGCATCGTCTCCAATGCGAAGAGCGTCTCGGGGTTCTTGATAAAGCCCTTGGACACACCCAGTTGCCACTCGTCACGAGCAATGCCCGTGTCGATAAAGATGCGCTCACAGCCACTGCGTGCATCACCCTGCCAAATGTAGTCGCCTGCATACGAGGTGGCAGGCGAAAGCAGATAGAACCGCTGCACAATCTTTTCGAACGTGTTGCGGTACGCAAAGCCGgctcggcgcacgcggATGTTTTCCTGCAGACCAAGGTACTTGATCTGGTGCAGAATCGCCTGGGTGTCGTACTCACTCGGGCTCTTGTTCTGGTTCGGCTTGATCGTGCGAATGTACGACGGTTGCGCCTGCATAAGGTTATCGACCAGCAGATTCGCGCTCGTCTTGATGCGGTCGCCGGCCGAGGGCGGGCGCTTTTTGCTGTCAGGGTCGGGGCGATCAGGGAACAAACCAACCAGAAAGGCATTCGACGAACTGTCGACCAGGTTCAGAATGTCCTTGAGCAGTGCATCCTTGTTCTTCTCCGTCATGCCCTGGACATTGTACATGACATCGCCCGCGTAGTGACGGATCAAGAACTTGCTTCCACGCGCCTCAAAGTGTGGGTTGCTCGCCAGCATCGacgtgcgctgcatgaaCGAGTTATCCGCCGCGGCCGAGTCCGCATGAGCTGTCACAACCGCATCGTTCAGCGTCGAGAAAATGCCTGGCGGGCGCTTGGACTCAATCAAGTCACACACAATCTTGTTGTTGAAGTACTTGATAGGCGTCCACTGAATCTGCTCCTGCGCATACTCTTCTTGCTCTTTTTTGAGCGTCAGCTCAATAAAGATCTGCTGCAGCTTTTCATTGACATAATTGATGCACAGCTGCTCAAAGGAGTTGTTTTCAAAGATCTCAAAGCCATAAATGTCCAGCACACCAATCACGGTGGAAGCTTGGCCATGGGCCTGAAGAGACTGGTTCACACGCGAGACAATCCATTCGAACAAATTGTTGTAGATGGCCTTGCTCAGCGCGTCACGCACGGCAGCCGCCTGTGTTGGGTTCAGTGGCACTTCGTACACCGATCCacggcggccgccacgCTGCGTTTCCATAATGCGCTGCGTCAGTGCGCGCTGGACAGCCGTAGGATCTACGCCGAGCAGATAGGCACAAAAGTCGGTCACGTCAGCGTTCCCGATGTCCGCGTCACCTTGCGCGTTCTCGGCAAAGTAGACATTTCCGAGCCACAGGATCGAAGCAAGCATGCGCACAATGCTCATTTGCTCATCCTCAGAGAGACCAATCGTCTGCATGGCCTGGAAGGCGGCGGCAAAATCGGCAtggtcgtcgatgccggGCACATCGAGACATTGGCTATGGGCCGTGTACGCGTAGGCCTCGGGACCCTGCAGACCAAAAGcttcgcgctgctgcggcgtcgcagcctTCGTCAGCTGGTAGAATATGTGGAAGTTGCGCTCGTTTCGCACCTGACCGACCACGCGCCCTTTTTCCAGCAGGTAGTTGGTAATTTGGGCGCCCACAGGCGAGCCCTGCGTATCAAACATGATTTCGAGGTACTTGCCGTGCCGCGAGCTATTGTTGTTGCGGAGCGTCTTTGCGCATCCAAAGCTCTCGAGCAGGGGATTGGTcgccagcaccatgtcTTTGATGTTGTGGATGCCAGCGCTAGCTGTGCTGTTTCCACTGACAGCAGCGATGTACTGCATAATCCGCTTAGCCGCCTCCGTCTTGCCAGCACCTGATTCTCCTGAAATAATCACGCACTGGTTCTCTTTGTACGCTAGCATGTTGTAGTAGGCGCTCTCGGCGATCGCATAGACATGTGGCGGCATCTCCAGGCGGTTCTTGCCGCGGTACGAACGCAGGATGTCGTCCGTGTATATTCCCAGATCGCGAAATGGATTCACGGAAATGAGCACGTTACCGATGTAGGTGTAAATCTCGGCATTCGCGAAGCGCACCTGCAGGTTGCCATTGATGGCTTCGTTCGTGATCTGCGTCAGCAATGTCATATCCGAGACGCCAGCCTGTGGCTTCTTGAAGCCTTCACGCCAATCCGCCTTGGCAATGCCGCGATTCACCACAGGCGGTGGGCCGGATGTCGCATGTTTCCTCCCGCCCGCGCGCTTGGAGATCACCATGATGGATCCAGCGGGCCTTGGTGGAGAAAGAGGGCAGGTGGACAGGGGTCGGATTGAGGTACGTGCGCCCGACACATATTATGTAAGTCGATCCCCGGTGTCTCTGCCCTCTCATGGCCATGTCAGCGCTACGGACGGTGGTGGTGCCGCCTACAGGGGGTGGATTCCCGTCTGCGACTGTGTTCCTTCTGCATGGACTCGGAGATTCGGCGCAAGGATGGCTCGATGTGGCCAGGATGCTGGGGCGGAATCAGGCtctgcagcatgtgcgcTTTGTGCTCCCGACGGCGCCCACTCAACCTGTGACCGTCAACATGGGCATGTCGATGACGTCCTGGTTTGATTTGTACTCTTTAACGGATCTGGAGCAGGGCGAAGACGAGGCAGGTATGCTGAGCAGTGTATCATCTGTCATGAAGCTGGTGGAGCAAGAGACAGATGGCAGTGCGCCAGGTCTGAACGGTCACAGGGTCCCGATGAGTCGCATTGTGCTGGCGGGATTCAGTCAGGGTGGTGCGATCGCGCAACTGCTTGGACTCACGTCCAAGGAACGCCCCGCGGGTGTGGCGGCCCTCTCAACATGGCTGCCACTGCACAAGAAAATCTCTTCTCTGCGCGCGAGCCAGCAAACCTACCCCTTTTTCCAAGCTCACGGCACGGCGGACCCGATGGTCGACTACGAGTTTGGCCGCCGCTCATTTGAGGCAGTCCAAAATGATCTTGGATTCGGCCACCAAGCCGAGTGGCATGAGTATCAGATGCCACACTCGGCCTGCCCTGCCGAAATCACAGATCTGGCTGCGTGGCTAGAACGTGTCCTTGGTCTATAGGGTATCTGTTAAAAAGGCATGTGCAGGAGCGTCGGTGAGGAGGCCCGCGTTGCGCCAGGCGTGAGCGCCGTTCGGCCACTGCCCCACTGGGACGATGGCTTGAATAGGTCCGAGTCGCGACTCAGCTCAAAGATGCCAGCGCTCCCAGCGCCGCTGTGGCCCAtggagccgccgcctccgtAGCCGGGGGGGAGAAGCGATGTCCAGAAGCTGTCATCCAGCACACGATTGACTTCGACGCCCTGGGCCTTGGCGTACTGGGCGGCATCCCAGCCGTGCTCAGCGAACGGTTCATGTGTCGCACTGGGTATGTCGGCCCCTTTGGGGGGCAAGTCTCCCGGCACGGGTGCAGGAGCAGCCAGGGCAGCATTCTCGTGGCGAAAGGGCGGCTGATTCGAAGGCGtggctgcagcgcgctTGGAAACATCCACggacggcgacgtgcggcgcagatgCGCTGGCGTAGCCGGTGAGGCGACTTTTTCCCGCGACGCCAGCTCCGCTGCCACGGGGTTCACCTGGTGTGGGTTGACGGTCATAGACGGCTCATTCGGCGGGACCAGGGTCGGATCGCGAACACCAGCACTCGAAGAGGGCAGAGCAGAGTTGAGCTGGTGGTGCTCAGGCAAGTTGGCATGCTGCATGTCGGGCACCGACGAGCGCTCCGTACCTTCACGCGAacgctgctcgaggcgcgacTGAATCAGCATGCGCAAGAAAGACGCGTACAGGGCGGGTGTGTGCGACGGGTCTACGGCCGCCTCCTCCAAAACCTCGATCGTGTGAGTGACCAAGACAAGAATCTCGTCTTCGTGAATATAGCGGGCGAACATCGGCTGTATCAGCTTGAGCAAAAAGACGCAGGCGTACGCCACCGTGACAAACGTGGGATCTGGCGCGTACCGCAGTATTTCTCGCATGCCGTACATGACGGTCGAGATGATTTCTTTCGCTGCGTGCACGCAACGCGCAAGGTATTGCGGCTTGTCTGCCGATGCAAAGTCGGAGGGTCGCTCGAGAGCATATTGCAGGCCAAAGGAGTTCAGCACCAGCACGGCATAATTGTAGCGTagcggcgcctggcggGCAATATAGTACATTGATCGAGTGGCTAGATCTGCATTCTCGGCGGGCGGACTCGTTTCGTGCAgcgccatccacgccgACACACGAGGCGCATCCGCGGTGCCAGCCCTGTCGAGGTTCGTGATAGCGTGATTCAGCGTCGGCAGAAACGTCGGTGCACACGGCCCATGCTTGTCCGCCGCGTCAGATGCGGGTACCTTGCCATGCATGTCATGCTCCGCCCGTGGAGCCATAGCAGCTTGGGCCTGGGTCTCCGATCCAGCATGCTGGGGCGGCGCGACCGTCGCGGCATCGTGGGGACGCGACGGGAGAGGAAAGGTGCCGGTAAACGAATCGAGACCTTGGCGGTACCAAAATTGCATCGTCTCGGACAATTGCTCATTGAATGTGGGTAGGATGGCAGGGTAGTTCAAGCCAACATGAAGACCCGAGGGGGTCAATGTCGACGAGTACAAAAAATCAAGCTGTCGCGtctgcacacgcagcaGATCGACCAATGCACAAATGCCCAGATCCCATGGGCGGCTGAGCTCCTGAACGCACCAGTCCGGCGCGTGTCGGATCAGATAATCTTCGCGGATGCTATACGGTTTTCCCATCTGTGCACTGAGCGTGCGGTCGACGCAGAAACAAATGTACCATGTGCGCTCACAATTCAACACGTGGCGCATAGTCGCCTCGTCGGCCCTAGCCTCAGGTGGCATCACACACTTGCGATGCATGTTCAGCtcctgcgccatgcgaaTCGCAATGCCTGCAAAGAGCCACGTCCTATCCTCTTCGTACCGCTCGACGGGCTGGTTGTACAGGGTAAGAAGCAAAAAGCCCTGCACAATTTCAGGCGATTTGTATCCTCGACTGAGCACATCAAACGCGCCCTTGATGGCTCGACGCTGGCATGACACGTACAGATCGGGACGTCGCAGATAAAACTTGGATGCCACCGCACACACGCACGTAAACAGGAACGGCGAGCGGGAGCATACCGCGGTGGGCGTGTGCCATTCCGGGTCCAGCAAGTAGATGTGGAGAGAACAGTGATGAAAGAAAATGCGAAAGAGCTCTAGAGCTTCTTCCGACGAGACGATGCCCTCTCTCAGCAGTTCGGGAGGCGCATCCGCACCATTTTCGCTTGCACGAGGGGCGGACATGGAGCTCCGGTGGAAGTAGGTATCATTCGCCACACCAAATTGCACCGACCGCCGCTTGCGCGCATGCTCTTCTTCGGGCGCTGCATTCTTATCGGCCAGACTGCGGGGCCCTGGATTACCGCCATGGGCCGATGCCCTGCTTGTTGAAGCTTGCGATCCATCGCACGTACTCCCTGCTTGCTGCTGCATTCTCCAGTTGTGCAAGCTCGCTTCAGCGAAAAGACCCAGCGGATTCAGCGAATTGTCTGGCAACGGAGGCAAATGCGTCGCCTTGATCGACTCAGCACCCCGCTTCGGAGGAGCAGCGTCCTCCATCATCGCGTAGGTCGACGGCCGCATGCCCAGCGTGGCTGCACGTATTATGCGCGCGATAAATCCATCCTGACTCGAGTCCAGCCACTGGGTCGTGTTTTTTGTCCCCTCCAGCATGCCCATCTGCTGCATAAACTTGACAGTTTCTCCTGCAATAGCTGAACGAGAGTGTGTATACTTTATAGTGCCGCTTGTTGAATATATCAGGTCACGTACACGCACCACAAGCATATCTACCACGGCTGGTGACAGACCCACTTGAGTCGCTGCCTCACCAACGGAGCCCAGGGGCACGGCATAGGCTGCATCGGTCTCAGGCGACGAAGAGTTGGTCTCATGCAGGGTTTCTAGCACAGATTCAACAACCTGTTCCATCTTTTTTACGGTCTGCTGCATAGAAGCTGTCTTCCGGTGCTTGTCGGACTTACGTCCTCGGTTGCTCTCGAGGAATATACATTCATGTCCACTGCGAGCACACCGCAAGCAGGGCCCACCATCATTTTTCACTTCACATTTCATCTTGAGACGATGGCAGTTGGTGCAGGCACGCGCACCGCGTGTGGACTTCTGTTTTGTTGGTACGGTATCCCTGGCTGCCTTTGTCGGGAGAACGTCCGAGACCGCAACATCAGCGGGCCGCTTGTGGGAGGTAGGACTCATGCCGCCCTCATACATCGAGTCCTCCAAAGGACCGGATTGTGATGTGCCAAGCAGTTCAGCGCTCGAATCGTGCCGCAGCTCTGGCACACTCAAGCTCACACCGTCCACACCCTCATGCGGCTCAAAGATCATAGTGTTTTACAACGTCGACACACAGACGCTTACCAGGAGACACCAGTGCACTGCGTGAAGTGACGTATTTCTTATCCTTGGCGTGTTTCGCAGAAGAAACTCACTGTGGTACGAGACCAACCACACCTAGAAACGTGTTGTAATGTCAGGAatcgtcgatgcgccgcttgtgCGGGGAAAACTTAGCCCATCAGCGCCGTTTATGAATCGCTACAGCCACATGCTCGTTGCTTATGCGTCACTAGCGCAGCATCTGTTTGGCTCTGCATACTGTCCACGTGGCAAAACAGGAAATTAAGCAGCCAACCCTGCCAAAGGTGGCGCATGGAGCTGTTGGACTCACCTTGGGCGGGGCGTTCTGCCCAACAGCACTTGGTTCGAATGGCGTAAACCTCCGACGCAAAGCCACACCGACGCACCCATGGCCATGCGGCCCGTAGACCTACTAGCAGAATTTGTCCTCACGCTTCGTACTCAGACCATAGAAAGCCAACTACGATGGTTTTCAAACGGCCGTAGGTCGCGCTTTGGCGGCTGCACCTTCGCATATGGAACAAGCACCGTCAGATATTGGCGCTACACAGTATACATCCCTACACTACACCATACACGTCCAACACATATACAGTCCATGCTTGCTGAGAGACCATATACCCGGGGCGAACGTAAGGATTATTTTGCGGACATGTGTCCGTCAAGGAAAGCCTGGTGAATTACACCCATTTACTGCGAAGCCTTGGCCTGCTGTGACTTGAGCACGTTCTTCACGATCTTCGACTCTTCCACAAGGAAAGCACGAACAACGCTGTCAATGTTAGCAAACCTGGCATCATATATTGCTTACGTACCGAGTGCGGACACATTCAGCGCAGCGGCTACCACCGTAGGCGCGCTGGACCGACTTCTCGCGCTTCGAGACCGTGGCATATGCGCGAGGGCGCAAGCTCTTGACACCCTGAAGCTTCATGTGGCAGTCACCGCACTTAGGGGCAGTAGGCAACTTCTTCAGGTGCAAGTAACGGTGCTCACCGTTAGGCGTCTTCACAACGCGCCGACGGTTCGACCTCGTGTTGTAGGGGTTACGCTTGCGCAGAGTAAGACGCTGAGCCATCTGTTTCGGTTAGTACGTGTTCATGCCTCCCAGCACCTCGACAGAGAAGATGCTTGTGTACTAAAGCGCACAGCGAGAGCTGCCCAGCACAATGCAAATTTGTTGTGAcgcatcgccgcgcgcacTCATACACCATGCATTCTCTGCCGCTCTTGTACTCACCTTCTGGTATACGGCAACAGTAAGAAGCTGGTAAGAAGCCGTACTCGAACTCTGTCGACCGCAGAAGGCAGCGATCCGACTTGTTCACGTGATAGACTATAGTTCTCGAATCTGCTTAGTCATCATGTGACACATGGTCATGCACCCAACcgtccacgtcgccgcACCGAGGCGCCATTGTTGCCTGGGCAAGCGTCGAAGAAAGATCATGATAcccatgcggcgcttttcATGCGACACAAGTATGCGGTACTATACTGGATTTCGTTGTTTTTTCCGCTCTATTCATACCCGGCGTGAACCAGTGCGTCTGCCAGAGACCACCACCTTATCTATACTAGACTTTCCGCCTCAGCCGCGACCAACACGCCCGCTGTCCTCACTTATGCGGAAGGCCAAGACGCTCGTGTTCAATGGGCCTAAAGGCGAAGTTGTTGTGCCACTGCACTATTTTGTTAATATGTCCTGGGGTGCTGTGCCAGACTCAAAAATACGGACCATCACATTCTCGGTCGAGGATGAAAACGCCAGGGTCCAGCGCAGCATCTGGGGTCTGACACGCGCTCTTTGTGCGAATGCTATCAAGGGTGTCGAAGAAGGCCATGTTGTCACGCTTCGATTGGTTGGTGTCGGCTATCGTGCGAGCGTGGAACCGGATCCCTTGCCGCGCAAGCATCCGTTTGAGGTCGAATTGGAACGCAGTCGTGGCCATTGGTATGCTCCCGAACAAAAACAGACAGAGATGGATCGTATCAAGCGCCTTATTGAGTCATCGGGTGCGaacgagcgcctgcacaTGCGCCTTGGATTCTCTCATCCTGTGCTGGTACCTATTCCGTATGGCATTAAGGCCGTATGTGAAACGCCTACTCTGATCAAGCTTCAGAGTGTCGATAAGCAACTGCTGGGCCAATTTGCACAGAGTGTCCGGCAGATTCGTAAGCCCGAGCCATACAAGGGAAAGGGTGTCTTTCTTAACGACGAGCAAATCAAGCTCAAGACACCCAAGAAGAAGTAGACGCTTCACATGCCGCCCCTGGCGCATCATACCGTAGTCACCAAATGGCATCCCATGCGGCTGACTATTATTCATGGCTACGTGCTGGTGCCTTGCCTTTTTCCTcaggcacgggcggcgccAACGCCTCTTGGATCTGTGCAATGGCATTTTGCAGTGTTTGTTGTGTCTCTTGCAACAGCTGCAATCGCTTGCGGAGTTGAGCATCTGTAACATGAGACAGCTGCTCTTCATCAAGAGTGGGCGTCGAGGAGACAGACTTGGCCCAATCCACGAGAGTATGTGGCAGATTGGGCTCCACACGCGTGCGAAAGTCTGGCACAGATTGAGGATCAAATAGTGGTATCAAGACAGGCGGCTGAGTGGACGGAGGCTGGGGCTTTTGATCGAAGCGTTTCAACACTGCTTGTCGCATAGCTTCACGTGGGTCTTGGGTGGCGGccggaggcggcgcggggGTATCATGAGATGATGATGCTGCACCCTCTGCAGGCTGAGTGAAACGAGCAAGAAGCGATGAAAGTGTTGCAGAGTCATTCGCATCATCTAGTTCGGCAGGAGACCCTTGTGATCGTATGCGGGCCACTCTCTCTTGAGGTTGCTCCGCTTGCGGTGGTGCTCTGAACACATCGCGTCGACAAGTTGGGCAGTTTTGCTGGCGTTCGAGCCAGGAGTGCAAGCACCGGAAATGAAAGACGTGATGGCAAGGAAGTTTACGCGGCGTATCTGCTTGGTTCTGTGTCTCAGCATCGAACTCTTCGCGGCAAATAATGCATGTCTTGTCCCTCAACTGGTCAATCTCTTCCTTTGAGAGCGGTGGGTATTTGCTGTCCATATCACGCGTCGCAGCACTAAACCGCATGTACTTCGTTGCATTTTTGTACACGGAATATGCCAGCATGATAAACTGGCGGATGGTACCGAAAGGTACGAAGATTATGCCAGTCTGCGGCACGTAGAACAACGAAAATACGACACAAATAGGATAAACCAGCAACATGAAAATATCACGCGCAAACTCGATGTAGAAGACGTAAAGGCTCTTTTCCTCCCAGGCATCCCCCATCTGACGAGCACGCGCTTCACAATGGTACAATGCCACTAGGGCCCACAAGTTGACTTGCGATGCACATAGTAAAATAAAGTACTGCGTCATGATACCAACAGGTCCCAGGTCCTGCGGTAACAACAGAATCACGCTGGGGATGAGTATAAACTCCATAAGCTGAAGGCACACAAAAAGGCCGATCATTCGTGCGTGGGCTAAACGCGGCAATGCTGTCATTTGGCCTATTGTTTCAATGCGTACCCTGCACAAGGTCTGCAAAAGCGATACAACAAAAATCAGGCAGCCAAAGTAGAAACACAAAAGATTTGAGCTGAACATGCCAGCAGACGTTGTAATGAAGAGGTCAAAGACGTGCATGGTAACGGATTCTCTCACAGACTGATGGTGAGCACAACGTACGTACTTGGACCTCTTGTCGTCCCAGGGGACCGAGGAATAACTTTTGCATAATACGCATCATTAAGACCAAGCTGAAGCATATAAAATTGGATAGGATCTATTGTGAGACGACTTTACGACGTACAAGAAGACAC
Coding sequences within it:
- a CDS encoding myosin I, with product MVISKRAGGRKHATSGPPPVVNRGIAKADWREGFKKPQAGVSDMTLLTQITNEAINGNLQVRFANAEIYTYIGNVLISVNPFRDLGIYTDDILRSYRGKNRLEMPPHVYAIAESAYYNMLAYKENQCVIISGESGAGKTEAAKRIMQYIAAVSGNSTASAGIHNIKDMVLATNPLLESFGCAKTLRNNNSSRHGKYLEIMFDTQGSPVGAQITNYLLEKGRVVGQVRNERNFHIFYQLTKAATPQQREAFGLQGPEAYAYTAHSQCLDVPGIDDHADFAAAFQAMQTIGLSEDEQMSIVRMLASILWLGNVYFAENAQGDADIGNADVTDFCAYLLGVDPTAVQRALTQRIMETQRGGRRGSVYEVPLNPTQAAAVRDALSKAIYNNLFEWIVSRVNQSLQAHGQASTVIGVLDIYGFEIFENNSFEQLCINYVNEKLQQIFIELTLKKEQEEYAQEQIQWTPIKYFNNKIVCDLIESKRPPGIFSTLNDAVVTAHADSAAADNSFMQRTSMLASNPHFEARGSKFLIRHYAGDVMYNVQGMTEKNKDALLKDILNLVDSSSNAFLVGLFPDRPDPDSKKRPPSAGDRIKTSANLLVDNLMQAQPSYIRTIKPNQNKSPSEYDTQAILHQIKYLGLQENIRVRRAGFAYRNTFEKIVQRFYLLSPATSYAGDYIWQGDARSGCERIFIDTGIARDEWQLGVSKGFIKNPETLFALETMRDRYWHNMAMRIQRAWRAYLWRREESARRIQRAWRRSREGYEFLEMRDYGHQLLSGRKERRRFSLVSMRRFMGDYLDVNGSSAEGRMLRACAHLSAGEHVVFSARAQLLVSRLGRTSVPSPRFLLLTPRGVYLLVTHLVNKRPQTTCERMIPLSTIQDVSLSHLRDDWIVLKTGMDEGDPLLHCDFKTEFVAWLLQQSGGRTHVTIAPQIDYLRKGRKKAHVSFRKDESLVSGDVYKSSVVSVGSGEPPNSVSRPPAKKLPRSTQAASTRRPGTRAIPARRPVPVARVPVPTPAAAPAPLPAKRTVPAPPPAQDGLPAYLQAPPAPAARSSSGVPSYLSPTSQSAVAPPMPSYLSGAAPALAPPVTQLGSLSQATPSAPPAAPTPAAPAPSMPARPAPVSRLPRYRALYDFETVEPGEMPLTKGDIVELEDKEGHGWWLVKKNGVEGWSPADYLELVPEATKSRPPPPPAKPPVSAKPATAPKSTTQPVPSWSPADAHAAPMAVMPGMGDPGGFAAVLARKKAERAAAEAQPPP
- a CDS encoding acyl-protein thioesterase responsible for depalmitoylation of Gpa1p — encoded protein: MAMSALRTVVVPPTGGGFPSATVFLLHGLGDSAQGWLDVARMLGRNQALQHVRFVLPTAPTQPVTVNMGMSMTSWFDLYSLTDLEQGEDEAGMLSSVSSVMKLVEQETDGSAPGLNGHRVPMSRIVLAGFSQGGAIAQLLGLTSKERPAGVAALSTWLPLHKKISSLRASQQTYPFFQAHGTADPMVDYEFGRRSFEAVQNDLGFGHQAEWHEYQMPHSACPAEITDLAAWLERVLGL
- a CDS encoding fungal Zn(2)-Cys(6) binuclear cluster domain protein; the protein is MIFEPHEGVDGVSLSVPELRHDSSAELLGTSQSGPLEDSMYEGGMSPTSHKRPADVAVSDVLPTKAARDTVPTKQKSTRGARACTNCHRLKMKCEVKNDGGPCLRCARSGHECIFLESNRGRKSDKHRKTASMQQTVKKMEQVVESVLETLHETNSSSPETDAAYAVPLGSVGEAATQVGLSPAVVDMLVVRVRDLIYSTSGTIKYTHSRSAIAGETVKFMQQMGMLEGTKNTTQWLDSSQDGFIARIIRAATLGMRPSTYAMMEDAAPPKRGAESIKATHLPPLPDNSLNPLGLFAEASLHNWRMQQQAGSTCDGSQASTSRASAHGGNPGPRSLADKNAAPEEEHARKRRSVQFGVANDTYFHRSSMSAPRASENGADAPPELLREGIVSSEEALELFRIFFHHCSLHIYLLDPEWHTPTAVCSRSPFLFTCVCAVASKFYLRRPDLYVSCQRRAIKGAFDVLSRGYKSPEIVQGFLLLTLYNQPVERYEEDRTWLFAGIAIRMAQELNMHRKCVMPPEARADEATMRHVLNCERTWYICFCVDRTLSAQMGKPYSIREDYLIRHAPDWCVQELSRPWDLGICALVDLLRVQTRQLDFLYSSTLTPSGLHVGLNYPAILPTFNEQLSETMQFWYRQGLDSFTGTFPLPSRPHDAATVAPPQHAGSETQAQAAMAPRAEHDMHGKVPASDAADKHGPCAPTFLPTLNHAITNLDRAGTADAPRVSAWMALHETSPPAENADLATRSMYYIARQAPLRYNYAVLVLNSFGLQYALERPSDFASADKPQYLARCVHAAKEIISTVMYGMREILRYAPDPTFVTVAYACVFLLKLIQPMFARYIHEDEILVLVTHTIEVLEEAAVDPSHTPALYASFLRMLIQSRLEQRSREGTERSSVPDMQHANLPEHHQLNSALPSSSAGVRDPTLVPPNEPSMTVNPHQVNPVAAELASREKVASPATPAHLRRTSPSVDVSKRAAATPSNQPPFRHENAALAAPAPVPGDLPPKGADIPSATHEPFAEHGWDAAQYAKAQGVEVNRVLDDSFWTSLLPPGYGGGGSMGHSGAGSAGIFELSRDSDLFKPSSQWGSGRTALTPGATRASSPTLLHMPF
- a CDS encoding large subunit ribosomal protein L34e is translated as MAQRLTLRKRNPYNTRSNRRRVVKTPNGEHRYLHLKKLPTAPKCGDCHMKLQGVKSLRPRAYATVSKREKSVQRAYGGSRCAECVRTRVVRAFLVEESKIVKNVLKSQQAKASQ
- a CDS encoding large subunit ribosomal protein L6 — encoded protein: MIPMRRFSCDTSMRYYTGFRCFFRSIHTRREPVRLPETTTLSILDFPPQPRPTRPLSSLMRKAKTLVFNGPKGEVVVPLHYFVNMSWGAVPDSKIRTITFSVEDENARVQRSIWGLTRALCANAIKGVEEGHVVTLRLVGVGYRASVEPDPLPRKHPFEVELERSRGHWYAPEQKQTEMDRIKRLIESSGANERLHMRLGFSHPVLVPIPYGIKAVCETPTLIKLQSVDKQLLGQFAQSVRQIRKPEPYKGKGVFLNDEQIKLKTPKKK
- a CDS encoding E3 ubiquitin-protein ligase synoviolin, with amino-acid sequence MPRFEAASLLSTPVLIAYGICSAIAFVAMLYKARREQLDIFMASAWIYQSNGCLLILSNFICFSLVLMMRIMQKLFLGPLGRQEVQSVRESVTMHVFDLFITTSAGMFSSNLLCFYFGCLIFVVSLLQTLCRVRIETIGQMTALPRLAHARMIGLFVCLQLMEFILIPSVILLLPQDLGPVGIMTQYFILLCASQVNLWALVALYHCEARARQMGDAWEEKSLYVFYIEFARDIFMLLVYPICVVFSLFYVPQTGIIFVPFGTIRQFIMLAYSVYKNATKYMRFSAATRDMDSKYPPLSKEEIDQLRDKTCIICREEFDAETQNQADTPRKLPCHHVFHFRCLHSWLERQQNCPTCRRDVFRAPPQAEQPQERVARIRSQGSPAELDDANDSATLSSLLARFTQPAEGAASSSHDTPAPPPAATQDPREAMRQAVLKRFDQKPQPPSTQPPVLIPLFDPQSVPDFRTRVEPNLPHTLVDWAKSVSSTPTLDEEQLSHVTDAQLRKRLQLLQETQQTLQNAIAQIQEALAPPVPEEKGKAPARSHE